Proteins co-encoded in one Microbacterium hydrocarbonoxydans genomic window:
- a CDS encoding 2'-5' RNA ligase family protein, with translation MTSPAQLESLEGQQYLVLRPTRAVSDVYRAEQRSALGRMDAPHPHTEHVTLRAFHEPERRAELLTLIREWAVAQRPIEVVAEAVDVFPAPWQVVILRLRRTASIVSAYSTLSEALEGTDFRRLDERSTDDWTFHLSVIYAKSLAPAAWTELSHKSRRSLGSRPAETISEAELVWYEDGAEHSEVIPFGLRSFG, from the coding sequence ATGACCTCTCCCGCCCAGCTCGAGTCACTCGAGGGACAGCAGTACCTGGTGCTGCGACCCACGAGAGCCGTGTCGGACGTGTATCGGGCCGAGCAGAGGTCGGCGCTCGGCCGGATGGATGCTCCACACCCGCACACCGAACACGTCACCCTGCGCGCGTTCCATGAGCCCGAGCGTCGTGCAGAGCTGCTCACGCTCATCCGCGAATGGGCGGTGGCCCAGCGCCCGATCGAGGTCGTCGCCGAGGCTGTCGACGTGTTCCCCGCCCCCTGGCAGGTCGTGATCCTGCGGCTGCGACGCACCGCATCCATCGTGTCGGCCTACTCGACGCTCAGCGAAGCGCTCGAAGGAACAGACTTCCGCCGCCTCGACGAGCGCAGCACCGACGACTGGACGTTCCACCTGTCGGTGATCTACGCGAAGTCGCTCGCACCCGCGGCGTGGACGGAGCTGTCGCACAAGTCGCGGCGCTCGCTGGGTTCGCGCCCCGCCGAGACCATCAGCGAGGCCGAGCTCGTCTGGTACGAAGACGGAGCCGAGCACTCCGAGGTCATCCCGTTCGGATTGCGCTCGTTCGGCTGA
- a CDS encoding YhgE/Pip family protein, whose protein sequence is MTLPIERARSRKPITWLTILGVLLLPAAVGGILVAALQNPTERLDSMTAAIVNLDEPVEIDGQLTPLGRQLASGLVEGSDELDSNLTWVISNEQDAKDGLADGSYQAVITIPEEFSSAATSAGQAISDGGGDAEQATIEVTTPDDGLVADDLITSQIANVAASTLGTMLSEATTENILVGFTTIGDQIGEAADGADQLATGARDAATGAQAIPDGATQLAAGATELGTGASSLADGLDTLTAKTREAAAGASQIGLGLTNGATELQNNAAGMTQLVGAIQTGTGAASDAASQTAALAQTLGALAATCDPAASGELCAQLAAAAGDAVTAATSAGTASGYLTNTAPGVAALPGSFTTLSSQLSEAGAGATTLADGLNQLATDGLVASASGARALGSGAGQLSDGATQLASGGTELVTGLDTLATGTGDLAGGLRTASESLPSFSDSESTSLASVIADPVASEGADATTIFGPTAIPLLTAVVLWFGGLASFLVMRAHTARTLTSRRSSAGLALRALLPAAVIGAAQGLLVSLIVQFVAKYDAGAWWAFAGTAVLAGIVFAAVNQALVAVFGGVGRWISALVGVLAVATGLISTVPGWLGDLGAALPTAPAFAGLIASDGAAAAGLVVWGVLSLVATTVAVALRRTTSVKTALATA, encoded by the coding sequence ATGACCCTCCCCATCGAGCGCGCCCGCTCGCGCAAGCCGATCACCTGGCTGACGATCCTCGGAGTGCTGCTGCTGCCGGCCGCCGTGGGTGGAATCCTGGTCGCTGCACTGCAGAACCCGACGGAGCGGCTCGACTCCATGACCGCCGCGATCGTCAACCTCGACGAGCCCGTCGAGATAGACGGGCAGCTCACCCCGCTCGGTCGTCAGCTCGCCTCAGGTCTCGTCGAGGGCTCGGACGAGCTGGACTCGAACCTGACCTGGGTCATCTCGAACGAACAGGACGCGAAGGACGGTCTGGCCGACGGGTCGTATCAGGCCGTCATCACGATCCCCGAAGAATTCTCCTCGGCCGCGACATCGGCGGGGCAGGCGATCTCAGACGGCGGTGGCGATGCCGAACAGGCGACCATCGAGGTCACCACGCCCGACGACGGTCTCGTCGCTGACGATCTCATCACGAGCCAGATCGCGAACGTCGCGGCGTCGACTCTCGGCACCATGCTGTCGGAGGCGACCACGGAGAACATCCTGGTCGGGTTCACCACCATCGGCGATCAGATCGGCGAGGCTGCCGACGGCGCAGATCAACTCGCGACCGGTGCGCGAGACGCGGCGACAGGCGCCCAGGCGATTCCCGACGGCGCCACGCAGCTCGCTGCGGGTGCGACCGAGCTCGGAACGGGTGCATCCTCCCTCGCCGACGGGCTCGACACCCTGACCGCCAAGACGCGTGAGGCGGCGGCGGGTGCGTCGCAGATCGGGCTGGGACTCACGAACGGCGCCACCGAGCTGCAGAACAACGCGGCGGGTATGACGCAGCTGGTGGGCGCGATCCAGACCGGCACCGGAGCGGCCTCGGATGCGGCCTCGCAGACCGCGGCGCTGGCACAGACCCTGGGAGCTCTGGCAGCGACCTGTGATCCCGCCGCGTCCGGAGAGCTGTGCGCGCAGCTCGCAGCCGCCGCCGGCGATGCGGTCACGGCCGCCACCTCGGCCGGCACGGCCTCGGGCTACCTGACGAATACGGCACCGGGCGTCGCGGCTCTGCCGGGCTCCTTCACCACACTGTCTTCCCAGTTGAGCGAGGCCGGTGCGGGAGCCACGACACTCGCCGACGGTCTGAACCAGCTCGCCACCGACGGCCTCGTGGCCTCGGCATCCGGCGCACGCGCACTCGGGTCCGGCGCCGGCCAGCTGTCGGACGGAGCGACCCAACTCGCCTCTGGCGGCACCGAGCTCGTCACCGGGCTCGACACCCTTGCCACCGGAACGGGCGACCTCGCAGGCGGGCTGCGCACCGCATCCGAATCCCTGCCCTCGTTCAGCGACTCGGAATCGACGTCGCTGGCATCGGTGATCGCCGACCCCGTCGCGTCGGAGGGTGCCGACGCCACCACGATCTTCGGTCCGACGGCGATCCCGCTGCTCACGGCCGTGGTGCTGTGGTTCGGCGGTCTCGCCTCGTTCCTGGTGATGCGTGCCCACACGGCGCGCACCCTGACGTCTCGACGCTCGTCGGCGGGTCTCGCGCTGCGCGCTCTTCTGCCGGCTGCCGTGATCGGTGCGGCTCAGGGTCTGCTGGTCTCGCTCATCGTGCAGTTCGTGGCGAAGTACGACGCGGGCGCCTGGTGGGCGTTCGCCGGCACCGCGGTGCTCGCCGGCATCGTCTTCGCGGCTGTGAACCAGGCTCTGGTCGCGGTCTTCGGCGGCGTGGGCCGGTGGATCAGCGCGCTCGTGGGTGTGCTGGCCGTCGCAACCGGTCTCATCTCGACCGTGCCGGGCTGGCTCGGCGACCTCGGCGCAGCGCTCCCGACGGCGCCGGCCTTCGCCGGGCTGATCGCATCCGACGGCGCCGCCGCCGCGGGCCTCGTGGTGTGGGGGGTGCTCTCGCTCGTCGCGACGACAGTGGCGGTGGCGCTGCGGCGCACGACCTCGGTGAAGACGGCTCTCGCGACGGCGTGA